In the genome of Arachis stenosperma cultivar V10309 chromosome 2, arast.V10309.gnm1.PFL2, whole genome shotgun sequence, the window gaattctctcgggaaaatggtcctctgcggctgtcactcgcatggctaatcgtctggaggcatcacactggccgaaggctacatcccatcctcgcagtgaaaactatgctcacgcgctttgtcacagcacggctaatcactggttggttcccgctcctactggaatagaatcccttgattcttttgcgtctgtcactaacgcccaacacttgcgagtctgaagcacgtcacagtcattcattaccggaatcctactcggaataccacagacaaggttagacttccaggattcccaggatcctactcggaataccacagacaaggtgagactttccgaatcctcataaatgccgccatctatctagcttataccacgaagattctgttgggaaatcttagagatacacattcaagctctgttgcatgtagaacggaagtggttgtcaatcacgcgcgttcataggtgagaatgatgatgagcgtcacataatcatcacattcgtcatgttcttgggtgcgaatgaatatcttggaataagaataagagagatttgaatataaagtaatggtaattgtattaaaacttgaggtacagcagagctccacacccttaatctatggtgtgcagaaactccaccgttgaaaatatataagtaaaaggttcaggcatggccaaatggccagccccctaaatgtGATCAcgggattcaaaatacaatccaggatctgGTCAAAGACGTccaatacaatagttaaatgttctatttataataaactagctcctagggtttacatgagtaagtaattgatgcataaatccacttccggggcccacttggtgtatgcttgggctgagcttggtctatccacgagctgaggcttctcttggagttgaactccgagttatgacgtgttttgggcgttcaactccggatcatgacgtttttctggcgtttaactccagacagcagcatgtacttggcgttcaacgccaagttacgtcgtcaatttccgaataaagtatggactattatatattgctgaaaagctctagatgtctactttccaatgccgttgagagcgcgccatttggagttctgtagctctagaaaatccattttgagtgcagggaggtcagattccaacagcatcagcagtcctttttgtcagcctttttcagagttttgctcaagtccctcaatttcagccagaaattacctgaaatcacagaaaaacacacaaactcatagtaaagtccagaaatgtgaatttaacataaaaactaatgaaaacatccctaaaagtagcttgaacttgctaaaaactacctaaaaacaatgccaaaaagcgtataaattatccgctcatcacggccgcatggctcacgcgaccgcgcggagaggaaaagcacaagtgacgcggaggcatggacgacgcgaacacgtggcacggaaaaacgcgaatgacgcgatcgcatggacgacgtgatctgcataatctgcagatttcactgggggcaattttgggccctgttttgacccagttctcggcccaaaATAGCAtactagagccagagaacatgcagaaacgaagaagaacattcattctacacagttttgagtttttagatctagttttactcctcctctaggttttctctctacacaaTTGGTACTCTTAGgatattatttttctactacttttgcattgggatattgagaagagtcattacctcatcaagatttcgtcattctagttcgttttctttacttggctttactcttccatgtcctttgctttgttaattttaccattggaatattattaggatttattcaatataaggattattcttattttaattggattattttgtatttctatttacaatgtctttctttaatttcttctcatatgttatgaattttgcattcacaatgagcgagtagttccctaacttgatggggagttgattgaaaggaaccaattgagttggaaggcttgaaagaaagattgtaattgggtttactGTTAGATTGCCTTCTAGTCACTAACACtaatcccttttaattaagtgggttgcaatTTGTGAACAGACGTAGCATTCCAACCTGTTTGATTTTCCTTTGCCtagtaaaggataacaaaacagaataatttttaattatcaattaatcttgagagcaTTCCAACTATAATAGGgattccaactaatcaactcccagtcaaggcttttatttacattattcaaattcatcaatttaatttcctgttattcaactcaaacctttttgaaaacatctgattaacaaaatagcacacctttctgcaactcgttgggagacgacctgggattcatactcccagtatttaaaatttgaatttctgtgacatatttctaaattgataagtagatttccggtgagttaagaactatacttgcaacatacacattttaataatttttaattcaccaattttcGCTGCATCAATgcgcttgtctgaaattcccaccaatgaattacataagtatctctatctctattttatgctttatttatctttatattcgaaaaccattataaccattagaatccgcctgactgacatttacaagatgaccatagctcgtttcataccgacaatctccgtgggatcgacccttactcacgtaaggtattacttggacgacccagtgcacttgctggttagttgtgcgaagttgtgaaaaagagtgatattacaattgtgtgTACCAAGTTATTGGCGCCATtgaaatcacaatttcgtgcaccaagtttttggcgccgttgccggggattgtttgagtttggacaactgacggttcatcttgttgctcagattaggtaattttcttttcaaaaagttttcaaaaatctttcaaaattttttttatttgttttcgtttttcaaaaaaagaaattttcaaaaaatccaaaaaaacttaaaaaaaaccaaaaaaatcaaaaaaaattattttgtgtttcttgtttgagtctagtgtcaattttaaagtttggtgtcaattgcatgtttttaaaatttatgcattttttcgaaaaattcatgcatggtgttcttcattaTCTTCaggttgttcttggtaagtcttctcgtttgatcttcatattttcttgttttatgtcttttgttgtttttcatatgcatctttacattcatagtgtctaagcatgaaaaatttctaagtttggtgtcttgcaggtgtttcttttcttgaaaatttttcaaaaacaagtCATGATGTTCATcttaatcttcaaagtgttcttggtgtttatcttgacattcatagtgttcttgcatgcatcattggttttgatccaaaattttcatgttttgggtcatatttgtgtttttctctctcatcattaaaaattcaaaaaaataaaaaaatatatttcccttatttttctcataaattttgaaatctttggattgacttagtcaaaaaattttaaaataagttgtttcttgttagtcaagtcaagatttcaattttaaaaatcttatgttttcaaaactttttcaaaaattaaatatttttcatttttcttttgtatttccgaaaaaattttttaaaattgattttcaaaatctttttcttaattttatttcatagttttcaaaaaaactttactaacaattaatgtgattgattcaaaaatttgaagtttgttactttcttgttaagaaatgttcagtctttaaattctagaatcatatcttttagtttcttgttagccaagtaatcaattttaattttaaaaataaaatctttttaatttccttttcaaatctttttcaaaatatcttttcaaatcatatctttttcaaaatcaattttaaaatcttttctaatttcttatcttttcaaaattgattttcaaatcttttttaactaactaattgactttgtttgtttcttatctttttcaaaaccacctaactacttttctctctctaactttcaaaaatttctcACCCTTCCAATAatgacaacaacaataatgcaaggaggatgcttggtgattatactacacctacttccaatttttatggaagaagcatctcaatccctgccattggagcaaacaattttgagctgaagcttcaactagttgctctaatgcaacagaactgcaagttttatggacttccatcagaagatccctactagtttttaactgagttcttgcatatTTGTGAtgctgttaagactaatggagtagatcttgaagtctacaggctcatgcttttccctttttctgtaagagacagagctagaacatggttggactcacaacctaaagatagcctggactcttgggataagttggtcacagccttcttggccaagttctttcctcttcaaaagctaagcaagcttagagtggatgttcagacctttaggcaaaaagatggtgaatccctttatgaagcttggaaaagatacaagcagttgaccaaaaagtgtccttctgacatgctttcagagtggaccattttggatatattctatgatggtctatctgagttctctaagatgtcactggaccattctgcaggtggatccattcacctaaaaaaatgcctgtagaagctcaagcactcattgacatggttgcaaataaccaattcatgtacacctatGAGAGGAATcatgtgagtaatgggacgcctcagaagaagggagttcttgaaattgatgctctgaatgccatattggctcagaacaaaatgttgactcagcaagtcaacatgatttctcagagtctgaatggattgcaaaatgcatccaacagtactaaagaggcatctcttgaagaagaagcctatgaccctgagaaccctgcaataacataggtgaagcctatggaaacacctataatccctcatggagaaatcatccaaatttctcatgaaaggaccaacaaaagcctcaacaaggctttaataatggtggaagaaacaggtttagcaatagaagccttttccatcatctttttagcaacagacagagaattctgagcagagcccctctagcttagcaaacatagtctctgatttatctaaggccactttaagttttatgaatgaaacaaggtcctccattagaaacttggaggcacaagtgggtcagctgagtaagaaaatcactgaaactcctcctagtactctctcaagcaatacagaagagaatccaaaaagagagtgcaaggccattgatattatcaaaatggccgaatccaaagaggaaggggaggacgtaaatcccaatgaggaagacctcatgggacgtcctccagacagaaaggagttccctattgaggacctaaaggaatctgaggctcatatagagaccatagagattccattaaacttccttctgccattcatgagctctgagaactattcttcctctgaagaggatgaagatataactgaagagcaagttgctcaatatctaggagccatcatgaagctgaatgccaagttgtttggtaatgagacttgggaagattaacctcccttactcattagtgaactaaatacatgggtttagcaaactttacctcaaaagaaacaagatcctggtaaattcttaataccctgtaccataggcaccatgacctttaagaaggctctgtgtaacctggggtcaggtataaatcttgtgtcactctctgtaatggagaaactggggatctttgaagtacaagctgcaagaatctcattagagatggcagacaagtcaataaaacaagcttatagattggtagaggacgtgttagtgaaggttaaaggcctttacatccctgctgatttcataatactagacactgggaaggatgaggatgaatgcgtcatccttggaagacccttcctagccacagcaggagctgtgattgatgttgacagaggagagctagtccttcaattgaatggggactaccttgtgtctaaagctcaaggatcttcctctgcaaccatggagaggaagcatgaaaagcttctctcaatacagagtcaaacaaagccccacaatcaaactctaagtttggtgttgggaggccacaaccaaactctaagtttggtgttgaacccccacattcaaactctaagtttggtgttgggaggtcccaacaatgctctgaacatctgtgaagctccatgagagctcactgtcaagctattgacattaaagaagcgcttatagagaggcaacccaatttttatttatctatatttctatggAAGAAGGGACAAAAGTACACCTGAAAGTTCATACGCTGGGCAGTAATACACTTGAATCGTTTAATGAGTCACGCGTGCACAGTAATTATACACTCCGGCGGACAAAATTACCATTCCGGCCATCAGCATGTGGCGTGGTTAGTTTGAGTGGATAAGTGGCTCTATTTTATCCTTGCTGGCATGTTCACATTGAGTGACCTGGGCATTTAGTGCCAACTCAGAAATTAcaatttattttaatgattaattaaaataaaccatttcttctcttttatCTTCAGAAAGAAGATGCTATGTGTTGAAACCCTAACACCTTAACCAATAACTAAGAATATGGGCTCACTCTAGAAAAAATCAAGCTCTTTATCCCTAAATTATGGCAGCGCTGTTGGTGGCGGATCTTCGTTGctgaagaacaagaagaagaagaagaagtttgagTACAACAATGGCAAGTATTTGCACAGAATTGAAGCTGTGGTACTCAAGTCTGGAATAGAGTGAAATCCAGACAGATCCTTGTGAGTATTTTGTTTGGCTGGACGAAGtagaaggaaaaataagaaaTGTAGGGACAGAGGTTGTATCTGAAGAAAGGCCATTGAAACAATCATACCAGAAGATGAATGAGCTTACAGAGTGTGCCATCGAATTGAAAGAAGATGTGCAACAGTTACAAAAGATAGTTAATATGATTAAGGGTGAAATAAAATGTATTAAGAATATGGTTGTGGGCATTTGTTTAGGATTGAGTTTTTAGGCATTATTGATCACCTAACCTTGCATTGAAATTTCTATCAATCAGAACATTTGTTGATTTAATATCTCTGTGGATCACAAGTCGTGTTGATGAATGAAGGGTATCAATTTCCTTTGCAGTTTGCAATGCCAAACGAATCCTTCTTCCCCAATTTGGAAGCTTGCTGTTATTGCTTTGGATTTTAGACAAGATATCAATCTCGTTATCAACCTCATTGTTGCTGATGATGAACTCTGGTGCAGATgcaaaggaagaagaagaaatcatTACAGCTTTATAGACATAACCATGGCTTCCTTTGCCGAGGAGTTCGCGCTCTGAGAAGCCATTGGTGGCAGCTTCAAGGTCACTGTAATGGAAGTGTTGGATCTTGATgggtttttctttttctttgttgttCTGTTTCTTTGAAGTGGTGGtagtggaagaagaagaaaaagaaggtgATGGTGTGAGAGAATTGGAGGTTGAAACTGCGGATTCAGCCCTGTAAGTGAAATTGAGGTACACCATCAATCAAAGTTTCAAGCTTTTGGTGTGAATCAATGAAGGGgtggaagagaaagaagatgTTAAGGTTTCACCCTTAATTTTGCctaattaatcattaaaataaattaatttttttgagttgGCACTAAATGAACGTGCCAGCAAGGATAAAATAGAGCCATTTGTCCACTCAAACTAACCACGCCACACGTTGATGGCCGGAATGGTGATTTTGTCCGCCGGAGTGTATAATTACTGTGCACGCGTGACTCATTAAACGATTCAAGTGTATTACTGTTCAGCGTATAAACTTTCAGGTGTACTTTTGTCCCTTCTTcctatttctattgttcttttatgttttattaggtttatgatcatgtggagtcataaaaaaattgcaaaaattaaaaacaaaatcaaaaacagcagaagaaaaagcacaccctggaggaagagctgtctggcatttaaacgccagaaacaagcatctgtctggcatttaacgccagaaccaAGCAccaagctggtgtttaacgccagaaacaagcatcaggctggcattaaacgccaaaaacaggctacatttgggtgtttaacgccaggaacaagcatcgGTCttgcgttaaatgccaggattgcaaaCAAATggcgttttacatgcctaaaAGATGCAGGGATGAGAATATTTgatacctcaggatctgtggactccacaggatcacctcaggatctgtggaccccacaggattaccttaggatctgtggaccccacaggatccccacctaccccacttctctcttcttcacacaatccaataacactacacccccttcaccaatcacatccatccactcttccccaaaaaacaccacctaccttcaaattcaaaatctctttccaaCCCTCTCTTCCCCTCTTGGCCCAAACCCAcacctctctccatctccttcatatattcttcttcttcttctattatttcttcttttgctcgagggcgagaaACATTCTaggtttggtgtggtaaaagcatagcttttttgtttttccataactattgatggcacctaaggccagagaaacctcaagaaagaggaaaagggaaggcaattgcttccacctctgagtcatgagagatggagagattcatctcaaaagcccatcaagaccacttctatgaagttgtggccaagaaaaaggtgatccttgaggtcccttttaaattcaaaaggcaagccggttcaattgagaagactggaccttaagcctgtggttagaggatggttggagttcatccaacgctccatcatccccactagcaactaatccgaagtaactgtagatcgggccatcatgatccatagcatcatgattggagaggaagtacaATTTCATGAAGTCATCCCTCTAGAACTATACAAAGTAGTCGAAAAGCcatccaccatggcaaggctagctttttctcatctcatttgccatctatgcaacttagctagagttgtcatagaaggagacatcctcattaaagaggacaagcccatcactaagaaaaggatggagcaaacaagagagcccattcatggatctcaagagacgtatgaggaagctcatcatcaagaaatccctgagatgcctcaagggatgcattttcctccaaacaactattgggaacaactcaacacttctctagaaggattgagtcatgacatgaaccaattaagggtggaacaccaagaacactccctcattctcaatgagattagagaatataaaagagctatgagggaggagcaacaaaggcaaggaagagacataggcgagctcaagaacaccattggtccttcaagaagaaggcgccaccatcactaaggtggactcattccttaacttccttgttcttatctctctgtttttcggtttttgagcttcataattgtctatgtttgtgtctttattgcatgatcattagtgtctagtgtctatgtcttgaggctatgaataattccatgaatccttcacctatcttaaatgaaaaatgtttttaatacgaaagaacaagaagtacatgagtttcgaattcatccttgaaattagtttaattatattgatgtggtgacaatactttttgttttctgaatgaatgcaagaacagtgcatattttttatcttgttgtttatgaatgttaaaattgttggctcttgaaagaatgataaacaaagagaaatgttattgataatctaaaaaaccatgaaattgattcttgaggcaagaaaaagcagaaaaaaaatataatggcgaaaaaaaaagaaagaaaaagaaaaagcaagcagaaaaagccaatagaccttaaaaccaaaaggcaagggtgaaatggatccaaggctttgagcatcaagggataggagggcccaaggaaataaatccaggcctaagcagctaaatcaagctatccctaaccatgtgcttgtgtcatgaagatccaagtgaaaagcttgagactaagtggttaaagtcgtggtccaaagcaaaaaggGTGTGCCTAAGAGCtatggacacctctaactggggactttagcaaagctgagtcacaatctgaaaaggttcacccagtcatgtgtctatggcatttatgtatctggtggtaatactggaaaacaaagtgcttagggccacggccaagactcataaaagtagctgtgttcaagaatcaacatacttaactaggagaatcaataacactatctgaactctgagaactaatattcattgatattttgagatttatagtatattctcttctttttatcctatttgattttcagttgcttggggacaaggaacagattaagtttggtgttgtgatgagtggataatttatacgctttttggcattatttttaggtagtttttagtaggatctagctacttttagggatgttttaattagtctttatgcaaaattcacatttctggactttactatgagtttatgtgtttttctgtgattttaggtattttctggctgaaattgagggacctgagcaaaaatctgataggaggctgaaaaaggactacagatgctgttggattctgacctccctgcacgcgaaatggattttctaaggttacagaactccaaatggcccttactcaattgcgttggaaagtagacatacagggctttccagcaatatacaatagttcatactttattcgagtttagacgacgcaaactggcgttcaacgccagttccaggctgcattctggagtaaaacgccagaaacacgtcacaaaccagagttaaacgccaaaaacacgttacaacttggcgtttaactccaagagaatcctctgcacgtgtaaagctcaagctcagcccaagcacacaccaagtgggccccggaagtgaatttctacatcaattacttatctctgtaaccACCCTAGTAgttagtttagtataaatagaactttttaccaTTGTATTGAGTGTCTTTTGGACCATTGGTCCTTTtccctattttcaaattcatatgccattggaggctggcctcacggccatgcctgaacctttatcacttatgtattttcaacagtggagtttctacacaccatagattaaggtgtggagctctgctgttcctcgagtattaatacaattactactattttctactCAATTCTGCtaattcttgttctaagatatttgctgcacttcaacatgatgaatttgatgatccgtgacactcatcatcattctcacttatgaacgtgtgcctgacaaccacttccgttctaccttagatcgagcgtgtatctcttagcctccattctgaaagatcagagtcttcgtggtataagctagaatccattggcagcattcttgagaatccggaaagtctaaaccttgtctgtggtatttcgagtaggattcagggattggatgactgtgacgagcttcaaactcgcgagtgttgggtgtagtgacagacgcaaaagaatcactggattctattccaacatgatcgagaaccgacagatgattagccgtgctgtgacagcgcacctggaccattttcactgagaggacgggaggtagccattgaaacagtgaaacccaacatacagcttgccatagaaaagagtaagaatgattggatgaaagcagtaggaaagcagagattcagaagaaacacagtatctccatgcgcttatctaaaattcccaccaatgaattacataagtatctctatctctatt includes:
- the LOC130962969 gene encoding serine/threonine-protein kinase-like protein At3g51990, which gives rise to MVYLNFTYRAESAVSTSNSLTPSPSFSSSSTTTTSKKQNNKEKEKPIKIQHFHYSDLEAATNGFSERELLGKGSHGYVYKAVMISSSSFASAPEFIISNNEVDNEIDILSKIQSNNSKLPNWGRRIRLALQTAKEIDTLHSSTRLVIHRDIKSTNVLIDRNFNARLGDQ